Proteins co-encoded in one Kribbella qitaiheensis genomic window:
- a CDS encoding inositol monophosphatase family protein — MSEQRGSDVDLAIAAAEAGAAVVRAKYGASVGRHDKSATDFATDADLAAEQAILNLIHQARPADAIVGEEYGASGDADAPRRWLVDPLCGTLNFAAQTPLFSVNVALQVDGEASVAAAADPMSGETFWTDGRTASVRRGGSDVPLTPSGRLAPRRRQPRPDNGRRLSRVETPDRRHVPEDLRSASPIDDVGRRLGSRRQARRLRDRRKPPRQRAFHSVLSPLQRRPAAPSPTSTEAPCTQAPA, encoded by the coding sequence ATGAGTGAGCAAAGAGGTTCTGATGTCGACCTGGCGATCGCGGCTGCTGAGGCGGGGGCCGCGGTGGTGCGCGCCAAGTACGGCGCGTCGGTTGGCCGGCACGACAAGTCGGCGACGGACTTCGCGACAGACGCGGACCTCGCCGCGGAACAGGCCATTCTGAATCTGATCCATCAGGCCAGGCCTGCGGATGCGATAGTCGGCGAAGAGTACGGCGCGAGCGGCGATGCTGATGCACCCAGGCGCTGGCTGGTAGACCCCTTGTGCGGGACGCTCAACTTCGCCGCCCAGACTCCGCTCTTCTCGGTCAACGTCGCGCTGCAGGTCGACGGCGAGGCCTCCGTCGCCGCAGCCGCGGATCCAATGTCAGGCGAGACCTTCTGGACCGACGGACGGACGGCGAGCGTGCGGCGCGGCGGATCCGACGTCCCGCTGACCCCGTCGGGCCGGCTCGCGCCTCGTCGACGTCAACCTCGACCCGATAACGGACGGCGACTTTCTCGGGTCGAGACTCCTGACCGACGACACGTTCCGGAAGACCTTCGGTCAGCGAGTCCTATCGACGACGTTGGCCGTCGCCTGGGTAGCCGCAGGCAGGCGCGCCGCCTACGTGACCGACGGAAACCTCCGCGACAGCGTGCATTTCACAGCGTGCTTAGCCCTTTGCAGCGCCGGCCGGCTGCACCGTCACCGACCTCCACGGAGGCCCCCTGTACGCAGGCCCCGGCGTAA
- the ribH gene encoding 6,7-dimethyl-8-ribityllumazine synthase yields the protein MSGSGAPTIQIPRAEGVRVAVIAAQWHPTITDSLVAGAERALADSGVTDFKVIRVPGSFELPVAALHAARSGYDAVVALGVVIRGDTPHFEYVCQAATDGLMRVSVDTGVPVGFGLLTCDNDPQALDRAGLPDSREDKGYESTHAALATLLATRSL from the coding sequence ATGTCGGGAAGCGGAGCACCCACGATCCAGATCCCGCGCGCTGAAGGCGTCCGGGTCGCCGTGATCGCCGCCCAGTGGCACCCGACGATCACGGACTCCCTGGTCGCCGGAGCTGAGCGTGCCCTGGCCGACTCGGGCGTCACCGACTTCAAGGTGATCCGGGTTCCCGGCTCCTTCGAACTCCCGGTCGCGGCGCTGCACGCGGCCCGGAGCGGGTACGACGCGGTGGTCGCCCTCGGCGTCGTCATCCGCGGCGACACCCCCCACTTCGAATACGTCTGCCAGGCGGCGACCGACGGCCTCATGCGCGTCTCGGTCGACACCGGCGTCCCGGTCGGCTTCGGCCTCCTGACCTGCGACAACGACCCCCAGGCCCTGGACCGAGCCGGCCTCCCCGACAGCCGCGAAGACAAAGGCTACGAATCCACCCACGCAGCCCTGGCAACCCTCCTCGCCACCCGCTCCCTGTAA
- a CDS encoding bifunctional 3,4-dihydroxy-2-butanone-4-phosphate synthase/GTP cyclohydrolase II, whose product MGEVLKLDTIEHAVDEIRAGRPVIVVDDEDRENEGDLVFAASKATPELLAFLIRYSSGVVCVPMEAAELDRLGIPLMTPHNRERLRTAYTISVDARDKVTTGISAADRARTIRVLADSASESYDLVQPGHVFPLRAREGGVLVRPGHTEASLDLARIAGLRPSAVIAELVNDDGTMKRGGDLRTFADEHGLVLISIEDLIRYRRRTESQIQRVATTTLPTQYGDFVAHGYRNTVDGSEQLALVRGEIGDGPTLVRLHSECLTGDVFGSLRCDCGPQLDEAMRQVAAEGGVVVYLRGHEGRGIGLLHKLQAYELQDAGRDTVDANLDLGLPADARDYGTGAQILADLGITSVKLLTNNPDKLAGVQGYGIDVVERRGISIDPTEHNLRYLRTKRDRMGHHLPTGTDENGAN is encoded by the coding sequence ATGGGTGAAGTGCTGAAGCTCGACACGATCGAGCACGCCGTCGACGAGATCCGCGCCGGCCGGCCGGTGATCGTGGTCGACGACGAGGATCGCGAGAACGAGGGCGACCTGGTCTTCGCGGCGTCCAAGGCGACGCCGGAACTGCTGGCGTTCCTGATCCGCTACAGCTCGGGCGTGGTCTGCGTCCCGATGGAGGCGGCCGAGCTGGACCGGCTCGGGATCCCGCTGATGACGCCGCACAACCGCGAGCGGCTGCGTACGGCGTACACGATCTCTGTGGATGCCCGCGACAAGGTGACGACCGGCATCTCGGCGGCCGATCGTGCTCGGACCATCCGGGTGCTCGCGGACTCGGCGTCGGAGTCGTACGACCTGGTGCAGCCGGGGCACGTCTTCCCGCTGCGGGCGCGCGAGGGCGGCGTACTGGTTCGGCCTGGGCACACCGAGGCGTCGCTGGACCTGGCCCGGATCGCCGGGCTGCGGCCGTCCGCGGTGATCGCCGAACTGGTGAACGACGACGGCACGATGAAGCGCGGGGGAGACCTGCGGACGTTCGCGGACGAGCACGGGCTGGTGCTGATCTCGATCGAGGACCTGATCCGGTACCGGCGGCGGACCGAGAGCCAGATCCAGCGGGTCGCGACGACGACACTGCCGACGCAGTACGGCGATTTCGTTGCCCACGGCTACCGGAACACCGTCGACGGATCGGAGCAGCTCGCGCTGGTCCGCGGCGAGATCGGCGACGGGCCGACGCTGGTCCGCCTGCATTCCGAATGCCTGACCGGCGATGTCTTCGGCTCACTGCGGTGTGACTGCGGTCCGCAGTTGGACGAGGCGATGCGCCAGGTCGCGGCCGAGGGTGGCGTTGTCGTCTACCTGCGTGGGCATGAGGGACGCGGGATCGGGCTGCTGCACAAACTGCAGGCGTACGAGTTGCAGGACGCCGGCCGCGACACGGTCGACGCGAACCTGGATCTCGGGCTGCCTGCCGATGCCCGCGACTACGGCACCGGTGCGCAGATCCTGGCCGACCTGGGGATCACGTCGGTGAAGTTGCTGACGAACAATCCGGACAAGCTGGCCGGCGTCCAGGGCTACGGCATCGATGTGGTCGAGCGTCGCGGTATCTCGATCGACCCGACCGAACACAACCTGCGGTACCTGCGGACCAAGCGCGATCGGATGGGCCACCACCTGCCTACCGGCACGGACGAGAACGGAGCCAACTGA
- the pnuC gene encoding nicotinamide riboside transporter PnuC, which produces MDWLLHSQVTIGGSPVLVREIVGNVFGLASALFGMRRVVAAWPVGIVGNVLLFTVFVGGVFDTPQDKDLWGQAGRQVFFALVSIYGWYRWYQTRHSGAGTGVQPRWATTRQRLELLGVGVVLYAIAYPVLKALGSWGPQWDAWILTGSILATYGMARGFVEFWLVWIAVDVVGVPLLVQSKFYPSAAMYVVYGLFCVLGFASWWRIQNRAAVTTTPEPVVVG; this is translated from the coding sequence ATGGATTGGCTGCTGCACTCGCAGGTGACGATCGGCGGCTCGCCGGTCCTGGTCCGGGAGATCGTCGGGAACGTGTTCGGACTGGCGAGCGCGCTGTTCGGGATGCGCCGGGTGGTCGCAGCGTGGCCGGTCGGGATCGTCGGCAACGTGTTGCTGTTCACGGTCTTCGTCGGCGGAGTCTTCGATACCCCGCAGGACAAGGACCTTTGGGGTCAGGCCGGGCGGCAGGTCTTCTTCGCTCTCGTCAGCATCTACGGCTGGTACCGCTGGTACCAGACCCGCCACAGCGGCGCCGGCACCGGCGTACAGCCTCGATGGGCGACGACCCGCCAGCGACTTGAGCTGCTCGGCGTGGGCGTCGTGCTCTACGCGATCGCGTACCCGGTGCTGAAGGCGCTCGGATCGTGGGGACCGCAGTGGGACGCGTGGATCCTCACGGGTTCGATCCTGGCGACGTACGGGATGGCGCGCGGGTTCGTCGAGTTCTGGCTGGTCTGGATCGCGGTGGACGTCGTCGGCGTACCGCTGCTGGTGCAGTCCAAGTTCTACCCGTCCGCGGCGATGTACGTCGTGTACGGACTGTTCTGTGTCCTCGGATTCGCGTCTTGGTGGCGGATCCAGAATCGTGCGGCGGTCACCACGACGCCCGAACCAGTAGTGGTGGGCTGA
- a CDS encoding riboflavin synthase → MFTGIVEELGTVESLDLLEGDAARLTIRGPKVTGDAGHGDSISVNGCCLTVVGTGDGTFTADVMRETLKRTSLGSVEKGSTVNLERAVQAHARLGGHIVQGHVDGTGTIASREPAEHWEVVRIAAPPEILRYVAEKGSIAVDGVSLTVTDVDDSTGTFGISLIPTTLELTVLGRNKIGDTVNLEVDVIAKYVERLLVAGGK, encoded by the coding sequence ATGTTCACCGGAATCGTCGAAGAGCTGGGCACCGTCGAGTCGCTCGACCTGCTGGAGGGCGACGCGGCCCGGCTCACCATTCGTGGCCCGAAGGTCACCGGGGACGCCGGTCACGGCGACTCGATCTCGGTCAACGGCTGTTGCCTGACCGTGGTCGGTACCGGCGACGGCACCTTCACGGCGGATGTGATGCGCGAGACGCTCAAGCGCACCAGCCTCGGCAGCGTCGAGAAGGGCTCCACCGTCAACCTAGAGCGGGCGGTCCAGGCGCACGCGCGGCTGGGCGGCCACATCGTCCAGGGCCACGTCGACGGCACCGGCACGATCGCGAGCCGGGAGCCGGCCGAGCACTGGGAGGTCGTCCGGATCGCTGCGCCGCCGGAGATCCTGCGGTACGTCGCGGAGAAGGGCTCCATCGCGGTCGACGGGGTGTCCCTCACCGTCACCGATGTGGACGACAGCACCGGGACCTTCGGGATCAGCTTGATCCCCACCACACTCGAACTGACCGTGCTCGGCCGCAACAAGATCGGCGACACGGTGAACCTCGAGGTCGATGTGATCGCGAAGTACGTCGAGCGGCTACTCGTTGCTGGAGGCAAATAA
- the ribD gene encoding bifunctional diaminohydroxyphosphoribosylaminopyrimidine deaminase/5-amino-6-(5-phosphoribosylamino)uracil reductase RibD, which translates to MKNVSPIDIAWMRRAVELAAHGIGSTHPNPVVGCVVTNRDGHPVGEGFHVYSGGPHAEVGALRMAGDQARGGTAYVTLEPCNHTGRTGPCSDALIEAGISRVVYAVPDPNKQASGGAEKLRSKTILVEQGILQDEAEAVNHVWLHSVRTGRPFVTWKFATTLDGRSAAPDRSSKWITGPLARADVHRKRAECDAIAVGTQTVLTDDPELTVRDEHDVPAERQPLRVVVGDREIPPTARVRNDRAETLLLPTHDPAEVLRQLDDHQIRHLWLEGGPTLAAAFLRAGLVDQIVAYVAPALLGAGFSAVGDLGVESIDRLRRFNLADVTRLGDDVRLTLTPLGGK; encoded by the coding sequence GTGAAGAACGTTTCGCCGATCGATATCGCGTGGATGCGTCGCGCCGTCGAACTCGCCGCTCACGGCATCGGCAGCACGCATCCGAATCCGGTCGTCGGCTGTGTCGTCACCAACCGGGACGGTCATCCGGTCGGCGAGGGCTTCCACGTGTACTCCGGCGGCCCGCACGCGGAGGTCGGTGCCCTGCGGATGGCGGGGGATCAGGCACGCGGCGGTACGGCGTACGTCACGCTCGAGCCGTGTAACCACACCGGCCGGACCGGTCCGTGTTCCGACGCGTTGATCGAAGCCGGCATCAGCCGGGTCGTGTACGCCGTGCCGGATCCGAACAAGCAGGCTTCCGGCGGTGCCGAGAAGCTGCGGAGCAAGACCATCCTCGTCGAGCAGGGCATCCTTCAGGACGAGGCCGAAGCGGTGAACCACGTCTGGTTGCACAGCGTCCGCACCGGCCGCCCGTTCGTCACGTGGAAGTTCGCGACCACGCTCGATGGGCGTAGTGCTGCGCCGGATCGGTCGAGCAAGTGGATCACCGGCCCGCTCGCCCGCGCCGACGTACACCGCAAGCGGGCCGAGTGCGACGCGATTGCCGTCGGCACCCAAACGGTGCTGACCGACGATCCCGAGCTGACGGTTCGCGACGAGCACGACGTACCGGCCGAGCGCCAGCCGCTCCGCGTCGTCGTCGGCGACCGCGAGATCCCGCCGACCGCGCGGGTCCGCAATGACCGCGCCGAGACCCTTCTGCTCCCCACACACGATCCTGCCGAGGTACTACGGCAGCTCGACGATCACCAGATCCGGCACCTCTGGCTTGAAGGCGGGCCGACACTGGCCGCTGCCTTCCTGCGGGCCGGCCTGGTCGATCAGATCGTCGCGTACGTCGCGCCGGCGCTGCTCGGCGCGGGCTTCTCGGCCGTCGGCGACCTCGGTGTGGAATCTATCGACCGGCTACGGCGCTTCAACCTTGCGGACGTCACTCGTCTCGGCGACGACGTCCGGCTCACCCTGACTCCCCTGGGAGGGAAGTAG
- a CDS encoding 2-dehydropantoate 2-reductase, which yields MMIKIAVLGAGGVGGYFGGRLAAAGHEVTFVARGEHLAAMRRDGLVVESVAGDFTVDQVKATADTEEVGEVDYVLLGVKTWQLEPAIASLKPLIGPDTAVVTTQNGVEAPHQVAAAIGSTAVLPGAVEVIAFLDGPGRVRQIGGGGKLTFAEWDNRSTARVERLRDALQGSGLIASVATDIWAALWSKFLALGSVGAIATLANAPYGVLRTRPGTRQLILDSMAEIQQVAKASGIKLPTDAVDTTVAFLDSLPEAGTTSLQRDINAGRPSELEAWTGAVVRIGRQTGTPTPLNTVLYELASTRSQIG from the coding sequence ATGATGATCAAGATCGCGGTGCTGGGCGCAGGCGGGGTTGGCGGGTATTTCGGGGGACGGCTGGCCGCTGCTGGGCATGAGGTGACGTTCGTGGCGCGTGGGGAACACCTGGCGGCGATGCGGCGGGACGGGTTGGTGGTCGAGAGCGTGGCCGGCGACTTCACCGTCGACCAGGTCAAGGCGACGGCCGACACCGAGGAGGTGGGTGAGGTCGACTACGTGCTGCTCGGGGTCAAGACCTGGCAACTCGAACCGGCCATCGCCTCGCTGAAGCCGCTGATCGGCCCGGACACGGCGGTCGTCACCACCCAGAACGGAGTGGAGGCGCCGCACCAGGTCGCGGCCGCGATCGGTAGTACGGCGGTCCTCCCGGGTGCGGTCGAGGTGATCGCCTTCCTCGACGGCCCGGGGCGGGTGCGGCAGATCGGTGGCGGCGGCAAACTCACCTTCGCCGAGTGGGACAACCGGTCGACCGCCCGGGTGGAGCGCCTCCGCGACGCCTTGCAGGGGTCGGGCCTGATCGCCTCGGTCGCGACAGACATCTGGGCGGCGCTCTGGTCCAAGTTCCTGGCACTCGGCTCGGTCGGCGCGATCGCAACGCTCGCCAACGCCCCGTACGGCGTACTCCGTACCCGCCCCGGCACCCGGCAGTTGATCCTGGACAGCATGGCCGAGATCCAGCAGGTCGCGAAGGCATCGGGCATCAAGCTGCCCACCGATGCCGTCGACACCACCGTGGCGTTCCTGGACAGCCTCCCCGAGGCCGGAACCACCTCCCTGCAACGTGACATCAACGCCGGCCGGCCTTCCGAACTGGAAGCCTGGACCGGCGCCGTCGTCAGAATCGGCCGGCAGACCGGCACACCGACCCCGCTAAACACCGTCCTGTACGAGCTGGCGAGCACACGAAGTCAGATTGGATAG
- a CDS encoding CGNR zinc finger domain-containing protein, giving the protein MAVDLLEFPFIGGRPALNFVGTLGKRGSEDIERLRTPEDLTRWGIESGLSKAASATATSVELTASAVELQDARLLREALYGLTMATLGRAPARSTDVALVNEWAAHETHAPALVLRSGALHRDEPESTAAAVLAAVARDGIDLLTGPEAASIRDCEDPTCTLLFVDTSRSHRRRWCSMARCGARAKMRTLRSPG; this is encoded by the coding sequence ATGGCGGTTGATCTCCTGGAGTTCCCGTTCATCGGTGGGCGGCCGGCGCTCAACTTCGTCGGCACGCTCGGCAAGCGCGGCTCGGAGGACATCGAGCGGTTACGCACGCCCGAAGACCTGACCCGCTGGGGCATCGAGTCCGGCCTCAGCAAGGCCGCGAGCGCCACCGCCACGAGCGTTGAGCTGACTGCGTCCGCTGTGGAACTGCAGGACGCCCGGCTGCTGCGGGAAGCCTTGTACGGCTTGACAATGGCGACTCTCGGGCGAGCACCGGCCCGTTCCACCGATGTTGCCCTGGTCAACGAATGGGCCGCACACGAAACCCACGCCCCAGCCCTCGTACTCCGATCTGGAGCCCTCCACCGCGACGAACCCGAGTCGACGGCAGCCGCGGTACTGGCCGCTGTTGCCCGCGACGGGATCGACCTCCTCACCGGACCCGAGGCGGCGTCGATCCGAGACTGCGAGGACCCCACCTGCACCCTGCTGTTCGTCGACACCAGCCGCAGCCACCGCCGCCGCTGGTGCTCGATGGCCCGCTGCGGCGCCCGAGCCAAGATGCGCACCCTCCGCTCCCCCGGGTAA
- a CDS encoding ABC transporter substrate-binding protein: MRAFSALRRFAALGTAVTLAVALAACGSDDKSDASGPDLGLLQSGTLRIGTLTDAPPNVYVKDGKFTGFDNDLITAVAAKLNLKPEFVGTDFSALLSQVNGGQFDLGSSSITITEARKKTVAFSNGYDFGYLGLNTTKTAGITSFDQLGGKRVVVVQGTVQDDYATQKSLNPVRVPNYNAAVGQLKAGTADAWISPAEIGEKMAKEQGGGVVILAAKELSSAPTAYAVAKSNDKLREAVNKALDEVIADGTWTKLVQQYYPGRAVPASFKPGSGTVKFALPTAVPTASGTPAAG; encoded by the coding sequence GTGCGCGCCTTCAGCGCCCTTCGCCGGTTCGCCGCGCTCGGTACGGCCGTCACCCTGGCCGTCGCGCTGGCCGCCTGCGGCAGCGACGACAAGTCCGATGCCTCTGGCCCCGATCTGGGCCTGCTCCAGTCGGGCACGCTCCGGATCGGCACGCTGACCGACGCGCCGCCGAACGTGTACGTCAAGGACGGCAAGTTCACCGGCTTCGACAACGACCTGATCACCGCGGTCGCCGCGAAGCTGAACCTGAAGCCCGAGTTCGTCGGTACCGACTTCTCCGCCCTGCTCTCGCAGGTGAACGGCGGCCAGTTCGACCTCGGCAGCTCGTCGATCACGATCACCGAGGCACGCAAGAAGACGGTTGCCTTCAGCAATGGCTACGACTTCGGCTACCTCGGCCTGAACACGACGAAGACCGCCGGCATCACGTCGTTCGATCAGCTCGGCGGCAAGCGCGTGGTTGTGGTCCAGGGCACCGTCCAGGACGACTACGCGACGCAGAAGAGCCTGAACCCGGTTCGCGTGCCGAACTACAACGCCGCCGTCGGCCAGCTCAAGGCCGGTACCGCGGACGCCTGGATCTCACCTGCCGAGATCGGCGAGAAGATGGCCAAGGAGCAGGGCGGCGGCGTGGTCATCCTCGCCGCGAAGGAGCTCAGCTCGGCACCGACCGCGTACGCCGTCGCCAAGAGCAACGACAAGCTGCGTGAGGCCGTCAACAAGGCGCTCGACGAGGTGATCGCCGACGGCACCTGGACGAAGCTGGTCCAGCAGTACTACCCGGGCCGCGCCGTACCGGCGTCGTTCAAGCCGGGTAGCGGCACCGTCAAGTTCGCCCTCCCGACAGCCGTGCCGACGGCCAGCGGCACCCCAGCAGCCGGCTGA
- a CDS encoding amino acid ABC transporter permease, with amino-acid sequence MLGTVLGMVVAVMGLSRRWWLRWPAKLYTDIFRGLPAILTILLIGQGLSPITRHWWGPNPYPLGILALSLIAAAYIGEIFRSGIQSVEKGQLEAARALGFSYSSGMWLVVIPQGVRRVLPALVNQFIALVKESSLVYFLGLLASQRELFRIGQDAAATNGNLSPLLLAGIFYLIITVPLTHLVNYFDKRLREGRPAELEVEELVHADHR; translated from the coding sequence GTGCTGGGCACTGTGCTCGGCATGGTCGTGGCGGTGATGGGGTTGTCCCGCAGGTGGTGGCTACGGTGGCCGGCGAAGCTCTATACCGACATCTTCCGCGGCCTGCCCGCGATCCTGACCATTCTGCTGATCGGCCAGGGGCTGTCCCCGATCACCCGGCATTGGTGGGGCCCGAACCCGTACCCGCTGGGGATCCTCGCCCTGTCGTTGATCGCGGCGGCGTACATCGGGGAGATCTTTCGCTCCGGCATCCAGAGTGTGGAGAAGGGCCAGTTGGAGGCGGCGCGGGCGCTCGGTTTCAGCTACAGCTCGGGCATGTGGCTCGTCGTCATTCCGCAAGGTGTCCGCCGGGTCCTGCCGGCGCTGGTGAACCAGTTCATCGCGTTGGTGAAGGAGTCGAGTCTGGTCTACTTCCTCGGCTTGCTGGCCAGTCAGCGCGAGTTGTTCCGGATCGGCCAGGACGCGGCGGCGACGAACGGCAACCTGTCGCCGTTGCTGCTGGCAGGCATCTTCTACCTGATCATCACGGTGCCGCTGACGCACCTGGTCAACTACTTCGACAAGCGGCTGCGTGAGGGCCGTCCAGCCGAACTCGAGGTCGAGGAGCTCGTCCATGCCGACCACCGTTGA
- a CDS encoding amino acid ABC transporter ATP-binding protein: MPTTVDPAAFAAASLELAGIELAFGNNKVLRGVDLVVPAGRTACVIGPSGSGKSTLLRATNRLLEPDDGDVLLGGTSVLKSNPDELRRRIGMVFQHFNLFPHKTVLENITLPLRKIKKLSSEEAAAAAMQQLDLVGLKEKASSRPGNLSGGQQQRVAIARALAMKPEVMLFDEATSALDPELVKGVLGLMADLASAGMTMIVVTHEMGFARQVADQVAFMDRGVVVESGPPEKLFTSAESPRLQQFLSQVL, encoded by the coding sequence ATGCCGACCACCGTTGATCCTGCCGCCTTCGCGGCGGCCAGCCTGGAGCTCGCCGGGATCGAGCTGGCTTTCGGCAACAACAAGGTCCTGCGAGGGGTGGACCTGGTCGTACCGGCCGGCCGGACGGCCTGCGTGATCGGGCCGTCCGGGTCGGGCAAGTCGACGTTGCTGCGAGCAACCAATCGCCTGCTCGAACCCGACGACGGGGACGTCCTGCTGGGTGGTACGTCGGTTCTGAAGAGCAACCCGGACGAGCTACGCCGGCGGATCGGGATGGTGTTCCAGCACTTCAACCTCTTCCCGCACAAGACCGTGCTGGAGAACATCACCCTGCCGTTGCGGAAGATCAAGAAGCTCAGTTCCGAGGAGGCGGCCGCGGCGGCGATGCAGCAGCTGGACCTGGTCGGTCTGAAGGAGAAGGCCTCGTCGCGACCTGGCAATCTGTCGGGCGGTCAGCAGCAGCGGGTCGCGATCGCACGCGCCCTGGCGATGAAGCCCGAGGTGATGCTCTTCGACGAGGCCACGTCCGCGCTGGACCCCGAACTCGTGAAGGGCGTCCTCGGCCTGATGGCGGACCTCGCCTCAGCCGGCATGACGATGATCGTGGTCACCCACGAGATGGGCTTCGCTCGCCAGGTCGCCGACCAGGTCGCCTTCATGGACCGCGGCGTGGTGGTCGAGTCCGGCCCACCGGAAAAGCTCTTCACCTCTGCCGAATCGCCCCGCCTTCAGCAGTTCCTGTCCCAGGTGCTCTAG
- a CDS encoding polysaccharide deacetylase family protein, whose protein sequence is MRSPQLRIVVVLLGLFGSVLVAACASPAGGVTAAADAPQAAASKYVILTFDDGPSPQYTPKVLAILRQYGVKATFFELGQNVARYPSLTRRVYLAGNSVQNHTWTHPDLRRVSWTKFRSEVLNTDRVIRAQTGYTPRCLRPPYGGVNKLTYRRAASLGKTVRLWTVDPADWSRPGTSTIVRRVLANVRNGSVILMHDGGGDRSQTVAALPTILRTLKARGYAFYTTSCT, encoded by the coding sequence ATGCGAAGTCCACAGTTGCGGATAGTGGTTGTCCTACTCGGGTTGTTCGGGTCGGTGCTGGTTGCGGCGTGCGCTTCGCCGGCGGGCGGGGTTACCGCGGCAGCCGATGCACCACAGGCGGCTGCGTCGAAGTACGTGATTCTGACCTTTGACGACGGGCCGTCGCCGCAGTACACCCCGAAGGTGCTTGCGATCCTGCGCCAGTACGGCGTGAAGGCGACGTTCTTCGAGCTCGGCCAGAACGTGGCGCGGTATCCGTCGCTGACCCGGCGGGTCTATCTGGCCGGGAACAGCGTGCAGAACCACACCTGGACGCATCCCGACTTGCGGCGGGTGTCGTGGACGAAGTTCAGGTCCGAGGTGCTGAACACCGATCGGGTGATTCGGGCGCAAACCGGGTACACGCCGCGCTGCCTCAGGCCGCCGTACGGCGGGGTCAACAAGCTGACGTATCGGCGAGCGGCGAGCCTTGGCAAGACGGTCCGGCTGTGGACGGTCGACCCGGCCGACTGGTCACGGCCCGGTACGTCGACGATCGTCCGGCGGGTGCTGGCGAACGTCCGCAACGGCTCGGTGATCCTGATGCACGACGGCGGCGGCGATCGCAGCCAGACGGTGGCGGCGCTCCCCACGATCTTGCGGACGCTGAAGGCACGCGGGTACGCCTTCTACACGACATCTTGCACCTGA
- a CDS encoding HAD-IIA family hydrolase has translation MTEHKPVESWLTDMDGVLVHEERAIPGASEFISTLQQSGKRFLVLTNNSIFTPRDLRARLLAGGIDVPEQAIWTSALATAQFLDDQRPGGTAYVIGEAGLTTALHEVGYVLTERAPDYVVLGETRTYSFEAITRAIRLIADGARFIATNPDPTGPSTEGPLPATGSVAALITRATGVAPYFVGKPNPLMMRSALNRIEAHSETSVMIGDRMDTDIISGLEAGLRSVLVLSGSTADHEVERFPYRPTRIVESIADVVPLIAALS, from the coding sequence ATGACGGAGCACAAGCCGGTGGAGAGCTGGCTGACCGACATGGACGGCGTGCTGGTGCACGAGGAGCGCGCCATCCCGGGGGCGAGTGAGTTCATCTCGACGCTGCAGCAGTCCGGGAAGAGGTTCCTGGTGCTGACGAACAACTCGATCTTCACCCCGCGCGACCTCCGGGCCCGGTTGCTTGCCGGCGGCATCGATGTGCCGGAGCAGGCGATCTGGACGTCCGCGCTGGCGACCGCGCAGTTCCTTGACGACCAGCGACCCGGCGGTACGGCGTACGTGATCGGCGAGGCCGGCCTGACGACGGCGCTGCACGAGGTGGGATACGTGCTGACCGAGCGCGCGCCGGACTACGTCGTACTGGGGGAGACCCGGACGTATTCGTTCGAGGCGATCACCCGGGCGATCCGGCTGATCGCGGACGGCGCGAGGTTCATCGCGACCAACCCCGACCCGACCGGCCCGTCCACCGAAGGCCCGCTGCCCGCGACCGGCTCCGTCGCCGCGCTGATCACCCGCGCCACCGGCGTAGCGCCGTACTTCGTGGGCAAGCCCAACCCGCTGATGATGCGCAGCGCCCTCAACCGCATCGAGGCCCACTCCGAGACCAGCGTGATGATCGGCGACCGGATGGACACCGACATCATCAGCGGGCTCGAAGCCGGCCTCCGCAGCGTGCTCGTGCTGTCCGGCTCGACCGCCGACCATGAGGTCGAGCGCTTCCCCTACCGCCCGACCCGGATCGTCGAGTCCATCGCCGACGTGGTCCCACTCATCGCCGCCCTGTCCTAG